In Zingiber officinale cultivar Zhangliang chromosome 3B, Zo_v1.1, whole genome shotgun sequence, a single window of DNA contains:
- the LOC121967538 gene encoding acetyl-coenzyme A synthetase, chloroplastic/glyoxysomal-like: MTTGEAAAASPKVGGAFCNRLRHVESMSLQPSGAGRISHLNAVILGEPLESEENDLVFPSQEFSSQALVSSPEQYRNMYEKSIEDPAGFWSEIASQFYWKEKWNPEVYTENIDVRKGTVKFEWFKGGRTNISYNALDRNIEAGNGGKVAIYWEGNDLGDDGRLTYAELLEKVCQLANYLKHVGVRKGDAVIIYLPMLTELPIAMLACARIGAVHSVVFAGFSSESLSQRIIDCKPKAVITCNAVRRGSKPIHLKEIVDSALRESVKNGVTVDLCLTFENKSAMRREDTKWQDGRDVWWQDVVPLFPTKCDVEWVDAEDPLFLLYTSGSTGKPKGVLHTTGGYMVYTATTFKYAFDYKPSDVYWCTADCGWITGHSYVTYGPLLNSATIVVFEGAPNYPDAGRCWNIVDKYKVTIFYTAPTLVRSLMREGDAYVTRYQRKSLRVLGSVGEPINPSAWRWFYNVVGDSRCPISDTWWQTETGGFMITPLPGAWPQKPGSATFPFFGVQPVIVDEKGNEIEGECSGYLCIKNSWPGAFRTLYGDHERYETTYFKPFAGYYFTGDGCSRDKDGYIWLTGRVDDVINVSGHRIGTAEVESALVSHPQCAEAAVVGVDHEIKGQGIYAFVTLVEGVPYSEELRKSLISVVRNQIGAFAAPDKIHWAPGLPKTRSGKIMRRILRKIASRQLNELGDTSTLADPSVVEQLISLGDC; the protein is encoded by the exons ATGACGACCGGTGAGGCGGCGGCGGCGTCTCCCAAGGTTGGCGGCGCGTTCTGCAACCGCCTCCGGCACGTGGAATCCATGTCCCTGCAACCCTCGGGCGCGGGTCGGATCTCACACCTTAACGCCGTCATCCTCGGTGAGCCCCTAGAATCCGAGGAGAACGACCTCGTCTTCCCGTCACAAGAATTTTCCAGCCAGGCCCTCGTCTCCTCTCCCGAACAG TATCGGAACATGTACGAGAAATCGATAGAGGATCCAGCTGGATTCTGGTCGGAGATCGCTTCACAGTTCTACTGGAAGGAGAAGTGGAATCCGGAGGTCTACACCGAAAACATTGATGTGAGGAAGGGAACCGTCAAATTCGAG TGGTTCAAAGGAGGCAGAACGAACATTAGCTATAATGCTTTGGATCGAAACATCGAAGCGGGCAATGGTGGAAAAGTTGCTATCTATTGGGAAGGCAATGACCTGGGTGATGATGGGCGCTTGACTTACGCTGAGCTATTGGAGAAGGTTTGCCAG CTCGCCAATTATTTGAAACATGTCGGTGTGCGAAAAGGAGATGCAGTTATTATTTACCTGCCTATGCTGACAGAGTTGCCAATTGCAATGTTAGCATGTGCTCGTATTGGTGCAGTCCACTCA GTGGTATTTGCGGGCTTCTCTTCTGAATCACTTTCACAAAGAATTATTGACTGCAAACCTAAAGCAGTAATAACCTGCAATGCTGTGAGGAGAGGTTCCAAACCTATTCATCTCAAAGAGATAGTTGATAGCGCCCTCAGAGAATCTGTCAAAAATGGTGTTACAGTAG ACCTGTGTTTGACTTTTGAAAACAAATCAGCCATGAGGAGAGAAGATACCAAATGGCAGGATGGGAGAGATGTCTGGTGGCAG GATGTTGTCCCTCTATTTCCAACAAAATGTGATGTGGAATGGGTTGATGCAGAAGACCCACTCTTTCTCCTGTACACTAGTGGTAGCACTGGGAAACCAAAG GGTGTTTTACATACAACTGGGGGATATATGGTATATACAGCAACAACATTCAAGTATGCATTTGACTACAAACCTTCAGATGTATACTG GTGCACTGCTGATTGTGGCTGGATAACAGGGCACAGTTATGTTACTTATGGCCCACTTTTGAATTCAGCAACCATTGTGGTGTTTGAGGGG GCTCCAAATTATCCTGACGCCGGACGCTGTTGGAATATTGTTGATAAATACAAGGTGACAATATTTTACACAGCCCCTACCCTAGTGCGCTCCTTAATGCGCGAAGGTGATGCG TATGTCACTCGCTATCAACGGAAATCTCTCCGTGTTCTTGGTAGTGTAGGCGAGCCAATCAATCCTAGTGCATGGAG GTGGTTTTACAATGTTGTTGGGGATTCAAGATGCCCTATATCGGATACCTGGTGGCAAACAGAAACTGGTGGCTTCATG ATTACGCCTTTGCCTGGTGCATGGCCTCAGAAGCCTGGCTCCGCAACTTTTCCTTTCTTCGGAGTTCAG CCAGTTATAGTTGATGAGAAAGGGAATGAGATTGAAGGTGAATGCAGTGGATATCTTTGCATCAAAAACTCATGGCCTGGTGCATTCCGGACACTTTATGGTGATCATGAAAGATATGAAACCACATATTTTAAACCTTTTGCTGGTTATTATTTTACTGGGGATGGATGTAGCAG GGACAAAGATGGTTACATTTGGCTCACTGGAAGAGTTGATGATGTCATCAATGTGAG TGGGCATCGTATTGGCACTGCTGAGGTAGAATCTGCCTTGGTTTCTCATCCCCAATGCGCAGAGGCTGCTGTAGTTGGAGTTGACCATGAG ATCAAAGGTCAGGGAATTTATGCGTTTGTGACTTTAGTGGAGGGTGTTCCTTACAGTGAAGAACTTCGGAAAAGTCTAATTTCGGTAGTCAGAAATCAG ATTGGTGCATTTGCTGCCCCCGACAAAATCCACTGGGCGCCTGGACTACCGAAGACTAGGAGTGGAAAGATCATGCGGAGAATCTTACGAAAAATTGCATCTAGGCAGCTAAATGAGCTTGGCGATACCAGTACGCTTGCTGACCCTAGTGTTGTGGAACAGCTAATTTCACTCGGCGATTGCTAG